One Candidatus Nomurabacteria bacterium genomic window carries:
- the sbcB gene encoding exodeoxyribonuclease I, translating into MANDTLYFYDLETSGINPRSARIMQFAGQRTTLDLEPIGPPDNTLIKMSDDILPEPQAILVTGIAPQQTIADGISEREFCRYFIESIATPYTTILGFNSIRFDNEFIRFLLYRNFYDAYEWSYANGRSVWDMLDVVRMTRALRPDGIEWPFASDGRPSNSLELLTSVNHLQHENAHDALSDVYATIAVAKLIKQTQPKLFSYLYAMRTKQAVQAVVNSGEPFVYTTGRYNGAYEKTSVAVLLADHPVYPGNRALVYDLRFDPTEFLKMSIPDMLERMQYTKDETAPVRLPVKELVYNKCPAVAPLTVLTPSAQKNIFIDMTAIQQHWRTLVADPTFTNRVRQAYEDKMTNVQTELAVDIQTVDSQLYNGFFNDADKRKMQQVSKAKVKELADVHPTFDDERLVKLLLLYKARLSKEVLSADEQLEWNQYVHTKLTTGTNSMSADDYFSLIQKLAVESAGNQRNIGLLEDLWLWGESIIPAIEH; encoded by the coding sequence ATGGCGAATGACACATTATATTTTTATGATTTAGAAACAAGTGGCATTAATCCGCGCAGTGCACGTATTATGCAATTTGCCGGCCAGCGGACAACATTGGATCTTGAGCCAATTGGACCACCAGATAACACCCTCATTAAAATGTCAGATGACATTTTGCCTGAACCGCAGGCGATACTAGTGACAGGTATCGCACCCCAGCAAACAATTGCCGACGGAATTTCGGAGCGAGAATTTTGTCGCTATTTTATTGAATCAATTGCAACACCCTATACTACTATACTCGGTTTTAATTCTATTCGATTTGACAACGAATTTATTCGATTCTTACTTTACAGAAATTTTTATGACGCTTACGAGTGGTCATACGCTAACGGTAGATCTGTATGGGATATGCTAGATGTCGTTAGGATGACACGAGCCTTGCGACCAGATGGTATAGAGTGGCCCTTTGCAAGCGATGGCCGGCCTTCTAACTCGCTGGAGCTGCTTACAAGTGTTAATCATTTGCAGCACGAAAACGCACATGATGCACTATCTGATGTGTATGCTACCATTGCCGTGGCAAAACTTATAAAGCAAACACAACCAAAACTATTTTCGTACTTGTATGCCATGCGAACAAAGCAAGCAGTACAGGCAGTAGTTAATAGCGGAGAGCCTTTTGTTTATACGACCGGTCGTTATAACGGTGCATACGAAAAAACGTCTGTTGCTGTACTACTAGCAGATCATCCAGTCTATCCGGGAAATCGTGCACTTGTGTATGATTTACGGTTTGATCCAACAGAATTCCTAAAAATGTCTATACCAGACATGCTCGAGAGAATGCAATATACAAAAGACGAAACAGCACCAGTCAGACTACCAGTAAAAGAGCTGGTATATAATAAATGTCCCGCCGTGGCACCATTGACGGTACTCACCCCATCTGCTCAGAAAAATATTTTTATTGATATGACGGCCATACAACAGCACTGGCGTACCTTAGTAGCTGACCCAACATTTACCAACAGAGTCAGACAAGCCTATGAAGATAAAATGACAAACGTACAAACTGAGCTTGCGGTAGATATACAGACAGTAGATAGCCAATTGTATAATGGCTTTTTTAACGATGCCGATAAAAGAAAGATGCAACAGGTAAGCAAAGCTAAGGTGAAAGAGCTGGCTGACGTACACCCAACATTTGACGATGAAAGGCTCGTAAAATTACTGTTACTCTACAAGGCACGCCTCAGTAAAGAAGTATTATCTGCAGACGAACAACTAGAGTGGAACCAATACGTACACACGAAGCTCACAACTGGTACAAACAGTATGTCTGCAGATGATTATTTTTCTCTTATTCAAAAACTTGCTGTAGAATCAGCAGGAAACCAAAGAAACATTGGGCTTCTTGAAGATCTATGGCTATGGGGAGAAAGCATTATACCGGCTATAGAGCATTAA
- the pheA gene encoding prephenate dehydratase, producing the protein MKKIAIQGQAGSFHHVAACSVYGEDIAIVACDTFKSVFTTLHQGQADAAIVAIENSLYGSINEVYDLLLEYPFAIVGEVEEKIHQCLITLPGVHISDITAVHSHPVALSQCTNFLDQKLPQATRYERYDTAESVTYIKRLQDPKHAAIASSASARMHNLPIAKSNIQNHQSNSTRFFVIDAKKNNYSSTNKASLVIETTHTPGALYEALGVFKSYNANLTKLQSRPIQSTVWRYMFYVDIETTPQNMPKIIDSLQAKGCKTILLGMYTKNLTTVNA; encoded by the coding sequence ATGAAAAAAATTGCCATACAAGGCCAAGCTGGATCGTTTCACCATGTAGCGGCATGTTCAGTCTATGGTGAAGATATTGCTATCGTTGCGTGCGATACTTTTAAATCTGTATTTACGACGCTACACCAAGGCCAGGCAGATGCAGCGATTGTAGCAATAGAAAACTCACTATATGGGTCTATTAATGAGGTATACGATTTACTTCTTGAATACCCTTTTGCAATCGTAGGCGAAGTAGAAGAAAAAATTCATCAGTGTCTTATTACGCTGCCAGGTGTACATATTTCTGACATCACAGCCGTACACTCTCACCCGGTTGCGCTTTCACAATGTACGAATTTTCTCGATCAGAAACTGCCGCAGGCAACTCGTTACGAACGATATGACACGGCTGAAAGTGTAACGTATATAAAACGGTTACAAGACCCTAAGCATGCAGCTATTGCGAGTAGCGCCTCAGCCCGCATGCATAATTTACCAATCGCCAAATCTAATATACAAAATCATCAATCCAACTCTACTCGTTTTTTTGTTATTGATGCTAAAAAGAACAATTATAGTAGTACTAATAAAGCATCACTTGTTATAGAAACCACTCACACACCAGGGGCGTTGTATGAAGCACTCGGAGTTTTTAAATCATACAATGCTAATCTTACTAAACTACAGTCACGACCAATTCAATCTACCGTTTGGCGCTATATGTTCTATGTAGATATTGAAACAACACCACAAAATATGCCAAAAATTATTGACTCATTGCAAGCAAAGGGTTGTAAAACGATTTTGCTAGGTATGTACACAAAAAATTTAACAACTGTAAACGCATAA
- a CDS encoding LysM peptidoglycan-binding domain-containing protein produces MIHKKRSLFSKKRSRTVKRNFKKHGLLLANATVIALVTGFVWVGHNSASQGSSATLSFIGQQSSTGESAPLDTLSSADIAANVALATSMPEEVMVINQADSYKAQLTQANTEESVVAKPQVVTGASESKNDITTYVAVEGDTVTKIAAQFGVSADSIKWSNGIAIEDIPSGKELKIPPSDGIVYQVADGDTIESLAAKYRASAEKLVAVNDTELTGLKPGDTIFIAGGQPPVTPRASRTSSTAAANRSSNTAPAYNFVARYGGNGYYYGYCTWYAANRVAVPSNWGNANTWDNRARSSGWTVSKTPVPGAVAQTDAMSWWGHVAVVEAVSADGTMMKYSDMNGIAGFGRVGYSDWVPTSTFQNYIYR; encoded by the coding sequence ATGATCCATAAAAAACGATCATTATTTAGTAAAAAACGATCACGTACTGTTAAACGTAATTTTAAAAAACACGGATTATTGCTGGCAAACGCAACAGTAATTGCGCTTGTCACTGGTTTCGTGTGGGTGGGGCACAATAGTGCCAGCCAAGGCTCAAGTGCTACGTTGTCATTTATTGGGCAGCAATCAAGCACGGGTGAATCTGCACCACTTGACACCCTGTCATCTGCAGATATTGCTGCAAATGTTGCATTGGCGACGAGTATGCCAGAAGAAGTGATGGTTATTAACCAAGCAGATTCATATAAAGCTCAGCTCACACAAGCAAATACAGAAGAATCTGTTGTCGCCAAACCACAAGTAGTTACTGGTGCTTCAGAATCTAAAAACGATATTACTACGTATGTTGCTGTAGAAGGCGATACGGTAACTAAAATCGCCGCTCAATTTGGAGTTTCGGCAGATTCTATTAAGTGGTCAAATGGCATAGCAATTGAAGACATACCTTCAGGCAAAGAGCTCAAGATACCACCATCTGATGGTATTGTGTATCAGGTTGCTGACGGAGATACTATTGAATCTTTGGCGGCAAAGTACCGAGCTTCCGCAGAAAAGCTTGTAGCCGTCAACGATACAGAACTCACTGGCCTAAAGCCAGGCGACACTATTTTTATCGCCGGTGGTCAACCGCCAGTTACTCCTCGTGCGTCACGTACCTCATCTACAGCCGCAGCTAATAGAAGTTCAAACACTGCTCCTGCATATAACTTTGTAGCCCGGTATGGTGGCAATGGCTATTATTACGGCTATTGTACGTGGTATGCAGCCAACAGGGTTGCAGTGCCGAGCAACTGGGGAAATGCCAATACGTGGGATAACAGAGCCCGATCTAGTGGGTGGACTGTTAGCAAAACACCCGTCCCTGGTGCTGTTGCGCAAACCGATGCCATGAGTTGGTGGGGACACGTTGCTGTTGTAGAGGCTGTTTCAGCTGATGGCACTATGATGAAGTATTCTGATATGAATGGTATTGCAGGCTTTGGTAGAGTAGGCTACAGCGATTGGGTACCAACGTCTACGTTCCAAAACTATATATATCGTTAA
- the obgE gene encoding GTPase ObgE translates to MFVDIVTIDVLAGDGGSGIVSFRHEKFVDRGGPDGGDGGKGGDVILQATRNENTLATFRYQKRIQAEHGQAGSKRKKRGRSAKDTVVLVPIGTTIVNAETGDVIADLTEDNQAAVIAKGGSGGFGNAHFTSSVRQAPRVAEKGEQGEQRTVILEMKLVADIGLIGLPNAGKSTLLSVVSNAKPEIANYPFTTTVPNLGVVDIDSHSLLIADIPGLIEGASKGKGLGDDFLRHVSRCKVLLHLIDVTSNDVATDYTMIQKELSAYNQELAQKQQIIVFTKAELVDEEIIAMQKELLSEVIPDGSTICVVSAHAHTKIKELLHKAAKLVIEADEKQSELHADEDALPLITLEQNDTQWVASKVKDGLFLVTGKKIELFAKRTDYENDFGVMRLRDILKKMGITNQLLKLGIEYGDHIQIGDPSCGKIQY, encoded by the coding sequence ATGTTTGTAGATATAGTGACGATTGACGTATTGGCTGGTGACGGTGGTAGTGGCATCGTTAGTTTTAGACATGAAAAATTTGTAGACAGAGGTGGCCCTGATGGCGGAGATGGCGGTAAGGGTGGCGATGTCATATTGCAGGCAACGAGAAATGAAAATACCCTTGCGACGTTTAGGTATCAAAAACGTATTCAAGCAGAACATGGCCAGGCAGGAAGTAAACGGAAAAAACGTGGTCGTTCTGCCAAAGACACTGTTGTACTCGTACCAATAGGCACAACAATTGTGAATGCCGAAACAGGTGATGTTATTGCTGATTTAACAGAAGATAATCAGGCAGCAGTCATTGCTAAGGGTGGCTCTGGCGGTTTTGGTAATGCACATTTTACGAGTTCTGTACGACAAGCACCACGAGTAGCAGAAAAGGGTGAACAAGGCGAGCAACGAACGGTTATATTAGAAATGAAACTTGTCGCAGACATTGGCTTGATTGGCTTGCCAAATGCTGGTAAGAGCACGCTCCTAAGTGTTGTGAGTAATGCCAAGCCAGAAATAGCAAATTATCCTTTTACGACAACTGTGCCTAACCTCGGTGTTGTAGACATAGATAGCCATTCACTGCTTATTGCAGATATACCAGGGCTTATAGAAGGGGCAAGCAAAGGCAAAGGTCTTGGTGATGACTTTTTACGCCATGTTTCGCGCTGCAAAGTGCTATTGCATTTAATTGACGTGACGAGCAATGATGTCGCTACCGATTACACTATGATACAGAAAGAGCTATCAGCTTATAATCAAGAACTTGCCCAAAAACAGCAAATTATTGTATTTACAAAGGCAGAACTTGTAGATGAAGAAATAATTGCGATGCAGAAAGAATTACTGAGTGAAGTAATACCAGACGGTAGCACAATATGTGTTGTATCTGCGCATGCTCATACAAAAATCAAAGAATTATTGCACAAAGCAGCAAAACTCGTAATAGAAGCTGACGAGAAACAGAGCGAGCTTCACGCCGATGAAGATGCACTACCGTTAATAACATTAGAACAAAACGATACACAATGGGTCGCAAGTAAGGTGAAAGATGGGCTATTCTTAGTCACTGGTAAGAAAATAGAATTATTTGCAAAACGCACAGACTACGAAAACGACTTTGGCGTGATGCGTTTACGCGATATTTTGAAAAAAATGGGCATAACGAATCAACTACTTAAATTAGGTATAGAATATGGCGACCACATACAAATTGGAGATCCTAGTTGTGGAAAAATCCAATATTAG
- a CDS encoding deoxyribodipyrimidine photo-lyase — MEKSNISELALRTKIINTLPNANGQSVIYVMSRDQRITDNFGLAYAQDYALRHKLPLAVVFCFSPVKGRAREHVVFMIEGLREIETTLAKLAIPFIALFGPHDVVLRNIAHHTKPALMVTDYSPLRGTLRWQNVLSQTVPLCIVDSHNIVPPWLVSNKQEYSARTIRPKIYSHYNDFIHHHSTIKKHPYRWPGAVMNLKEVAENLTLYINQHTPNNTHSGFTAGETAAQQHLQHFIDTKLHGYAHSRNDPTKQHTSDLSPYLHFGQIGSVSVMNAVSAAVVANAALQNDADALQEELVIRKELADNYCNYNQDYTTLRGAPEWSRRTLQKHETDPRNYIYSLQELETANTHDLAWNAAQRQLTATGKMHGYMRMYWAKKVLEWSKSAQEAQQKLIYLNDFYSIDGGDPNGYVGILWSIAGLHDRPWGERPVYGTVRSMVYNGLKRKFDIEAYIQKYET; from the coding sequence GTGGAAAAATCCAATATTAGTGAGTTAGCTCTTCGTACCAAAATAATCAATACCTTACCAAATGCAAACGGTCAATCAGTAATCTACGTAATGAGTCGTGATCAAAGAATTACCGACAATTTCGGGTTAGCTTATGCGCAAGATTATGCTCTGCGTCATAAGCTGCCACTCGCAGTTGTATTTTGTTTTTCTCCTGTTAAGGGTCGCGCCCGCGAGCATGTAGTATTCATGATTGAAGGCTTGCGCGAGATAGAAACAACATTAGCTAAACTCGCGATACCTTTTATTGCCCTATTTGGTCCGCACGATGTTGTGCTAAGGAATATCGCACACCACACCAAACCTGCACTGATGGTAACTGATTATTCACCACTTCGTGGCACACTACGCTGGCAAAATGTCTTATCTCAAACAGTGCCACTATGTATTGTTGATTCTCATAATATTGTGCCCCCGTGGCTCGTCAGTAATAAACAAGAATATAGTGCTCGTACGATACGTCCTAAAATATATTCACACTATAACGATTTTATACATCATCATTCTACGATAAAAAAACATCCGTATCGCTGGCCGGGTGCTGTCATGAATCTAAAAGAAGTAGCTGAAAATCTTACCCTATATATTAACCAGCACACACCAAACAATACTCACAGTGGTTTCACCGCAGGTGAAACAGCAGCACAGCAGCATTTACAGCACTTTATTGACACGAAGCTACATGGCTACGCACACAGTAGAAATGATCCTACAAAGCAACATACATCAGACCTAAGTCCGTATCTACATTTTGGTCAGATAGGGAGTGTATCTGTAATGAATGCAGTTTCGGCTGCGGTAGTTGCTAATGCAGCGTTGCAAAATGACGCTGATGCACTACAAGAAGAGCTCGTAATACGTAAAGAATTAGCTGATAATTATTGCAACTATAACCAAGATTACACGACGCTACGAGGAGCGCCTGAATGGTCACGTCGTACACTCCAGAAACACGAAACAGACCCACGAAACTACATATATAGCCTACAAGAGCTAGAAACTGCGAATACGCACGACCTTGCATGGAATGCTGCTCAGCGACAGTTAACTGCGACCGGTAAGATGCATGGCTATATGCGCATGTATTGGGCAAAAAAAGTACTTGAGTGGTCAAAGAGTGCGCAAGAAGCACAGCAAAAACTCATATACTTAAATGATTTTTATTCAATTGACGGTGGTGACCCAAACGGCTATGTTGGTATTTTGTGGAGTATAGCTGGACTTCATGATCGGCCTTGGGGCGAACGGCCGGTATATGGAACAGTACGATCAATGGTATATAATGGGCTTAAACGTAAGTTCGATATTGAAGCCTACATACAAAAATATGAAACATAA
- a CDS encoding EamA family transporter, protein MKHKVRSYSHQAYSMLFMSGVLWGFSALFYKKSLAVVSISVLLAVRFILGAVFIYATERKKFVRLSVRVLGLIALFTIVDTVIINFLYSAGIQRTTAIHAAVIHLSTPFIVYFLAAIFLSEQPHKRVIVGAVIAVMGMLGIILGSVSATNDTVSSVTGDILLFFMAFLTASAIVIGRKLLTKYKKIPGEQLGFIEYSLAVIPFGVFAIFSGNLSELGALNVSSWGWIIGASILCGAIPLTLYNRSIRTLPAPRLADVSFISPTTGALVGVFLLGEQISASFVIGAALVIAGLLISHNKIHPVYIAHHLRADVSTLQAIFRLPKRAYEHIRVEVKW, encoded by the coding sequence ATGAAACATAAAGTACGGAGTTATTCACATCAAGCATACTCAATGTTGTTTATGAGTGGGGTATTATGGGGGTTTTCTGCATTATTTTATAAAAAATCTTTAGCTGTAGTATCTATTTCGGTATTATTGGCGGTTCGATTTATTTTAGGTGCAGTTTTTATTTATGCAACAGAACGCAAAAAATTTGTTCGGTTATCTGTGCGAGTACTGGGGCTTATTGCACTTTTTACCATTGTAGATACAGTCATAATTAATTTTTTATATTCTGCTGGTATTCAAAGAACTACTGCTATTCATGCTGCCGTTATTCATCTGTCTACTCCGTTTATTGTATACTTTTTGGCTGCAATATTTTTATCAGAACAACCGCATAAACGTGTAATTGTTGGAGCGGTGATTGCGGTAATGGGTATGCTCGGAATTATACTAGGATCAGTCTCTGCTACTAACGATACAGTCTCTTCTGTAACCGGAGATATATTATTATTCTTTATGGCTTTCTTGACAGCATCCGCAATTGTAATTGGTAGAAAGCTCCTAACAAAATATAAAAAAATACCAGGAGAACAACTTGGGTTTATTGAATATTCACTAGCAGTAATACCGTTTGGTGTATTCGCAATATTTAGTGGTAATTTGAGTGAGTTAGGTGCATTAAACGTGTCTTCGTGGGGATGGATTATCGGGGCTTCTATACTGTGTGGAGCAATACCATTAACGTTATATAATCGATCAATCAGAACATTACCAGCACCCAGACTCGCTGACGTGAGTTTTATATCTCCAACAACCGGCGCACTAGTGGGCGTTTTTTTATTAGGTGAACAAATATCAGCGTCTTTTGTGATTGGCGCTGCATTAGTTATAGCTGGACTACTTATAAGCCATAATAAAATTCATCCAGTTTATATAGCCCATCATTTGCGTGCTGATGTAAGTACTCTGCAAGCTATATTTAGGTTACCGAAGCGTGCATATGAGCACATTCGTGTAGAAGTTAAATGGTAG
- the mltG gene encoding endolytic transglycosylase MltG, with protein MKYANNRSKANHGKMFYIMLIIVVAIIAAFVGSISYRMWYEKQLQPVSSEQRLEIIEIPPGTSVQEIAKLLEDKQVIRSSRAMITYARNNDLFDGLKAGVYQLDASKSTPDIVNIIAQGKALENAVTILPGKRIDEIRSTLIKAGFSEADVDTALDPAQYKGHPALVAKPTDQSLEGYLYPETFNASSKTTPKDIVEQSLDEMAEVLTPELIDKFQKQGLGIHEAVTMASIVLKESSNPEDQRIIANVFFNRLQKGMNLGSDPTYQYIADTTGQPRSANIDSPYNTRKYGGLPPGPIGNVTKSSLEAVANPASTDYLYFVAGDDGNIYYSKTLQEHEENVKNYCKELCANY; from the coding sequence ATGAAGTACGCAAACAATAGGAGTAAAGCAAACCACGGCAAAATGTTCTACATTATGTTGATTATCGTGGTAGCTATCATTGCTGCCTTCGTTGGTTCTATTAGCTATAGAATGTGGTACGAAAAGCAACTACAACCGGTAAGTAGTGAGCAACGTCTAGAGATTATAGAGATACCACCCGGAACTAGTGTGCAAGAAATTGCCAAGCTCTTAGAAGACAAGCAGGTAATTCGTAGTTCTAGAGCAATGATAACCTATGCCAGGAATAATGATTTGTTTGATGGACTAAAGGCAGGGGTGTATCAGCTCGATGCTTCTAAAAGCACGCCAGATATTGTTAATATCATCGCTCAGGGAAAAGCTTTAGAAAATGCGGTAACGATATTACCGGGCAAGCGAATAGACGAAATTCGTAGCACACTCATTAAAGCTGGTTTTTCTGAAGCAGATGTAGATACCGCACTTGACCCCGCGCAGTATAAAGGGCATCCTGCACTCGTTGCCAAGCCAACAGATCAGTCATTAGAAGGCTACTTATATCCAGAAACGTTTAATGCAAGTAGTAAAACAACTCCTAAAGATATTGTGGAACAATCCCTAGATGAAATGGCAGAGGTATTAACCCCAGAGCTCATTGATAAATTTCAAAAACAAGGGCTTGGTATTCACGAGGCAGTTACTATGGCCTCGATTGTCCTAAAAGAATCATCCAACCCAGAAGACCAACGTATCATCGCAAATGTCTTTTTTAACAGATTACAAAAAGGTATGAACTTAGGGTCTGACCCTACGTATCAATATATTGCAGACACTACGGGGCAGCCTCGTTCAGCCAATATTGACTCACCATATAACACGCGTAAATATGGTGGTTTACCACCTGGTCCAATAGGCAATGTCACAAAATCTTCACTAGAGGCGGTCGCGAACCCTGCTTCAACAGATTATTTATACTTTGTGGCAGGCGACGATGGCAATATATATTACTCAAAAACTCTACAAGAACACGAAGAAAACGTTAAAAACTACTGTAAAGAACTGTGTGCAAACTATTAG
- the ruvX gene encoding Holliday junction resolvase RuvX gives MITNFFALDIGEKRIGVARGNNIARIASPVATIANDAAFRSVLAQLVKEYEVSVIVVGLPRSMQGEETAQSRYTRQFVADNLSAYTIVWQDETLTSVVAAQRAESTPHGLDAAAACIILEDYLTEHV, from the coding sequence ATGATAACTAACTTCTTTGCGCTTGATATAGGCGAAAAACGCATAGGTGTAGCCAGGGGAAATAATATCGCTCGGATTGCAAGCCCTGTAGCAACCATTGCCAACGATGCAGCGTTTAGGTCTGTTTTGGCTCAACTGGTTAAAGAATATGAAGTATCTGTCATCGTGGTGGGGCTACCGAGAAGCATGCAAGGAGAAGAAACCGCACAATCACGGTACACGCGCCAATTTGTAGCAGATAACCTTTCTGCATATACAATTGTATGGCAAGACGAGACACTCACCAGTGTCGTTGCTGCACAACGCGCAGAAAGCACGCCACATGGCCTAGACGCAGCTGCAGCCTGTATAATATTAGAGGACTACTTAACGGAGCATGTATGA
- a CDS encoding ethanolamine ammonia-lyase reactivating factor EutA, translating into MLSKLKAKTKESKRKSSDDKLMIGLDIGTEFVKALIARVDDNNELEIIGVGREHQSQTDMQAGAIADIAAVIANCDKALAQAEQQANTSGRSAVVGIAGELVKGSTLNVRVTRKEPNKEIDITEIDRIFTLVQQRAHDKAKKQLSIDTGGKDIALKLVNSALISIEIDGYSVTNPIGFQGKDVHVQLYTAFAPMVHIGAIERVAEQLDLDLITVAAEPFAVARSVIGDDPNADISAVLIDVGGGTTDIAVVNEGGVEGTVMYGIGGRSFTKSIERDFSVGFEQAEALKLGLSDGKTPDAKRKSVEKALTKTLSVWSSGISLALEEFTRLDHLPNRILLCGGGSSLQLIRDELSQGNWYKDLPFTKKPQVQFISPNQVSGIHDSTNLVNDHTLITAMGLLRVGMDTVLQYEAESETIKGRFNKLLKI; encoded by the coding sequence ATGCTTAGTAAACTAAAAGCCAAGACCAAGGAGTCTAAACGAAAATCTTCAGATGATAAATTGATGATTGGGCTTGATATTGGTACGGAATTTGTGAAAGCATTGATTGCCCGTGTTGATGATAATAATGAACTAGAGATCATTGGAGTAGGTAGGGAACATCAGAGCCAAACAGACATGCAAGCAGGTGCCATTGCAGACATAGCAGCTGTGATTGCTAACTGCGACAAAGCTTTAGCGCAAGCAGAGCAACAGGCAAATACCAGTGGCCGTAGTGCCGTTGTTGGTATTGCCGGAGAGCTAGTGAAAGGTTCTACCCTTAATGTACGAGTAACACGCAAAGAACCAAATAAAGAAATTGATATAACAGAAATTGACCGTATATTTACCCTCGTGCAACAGCGGGCGCACGATAAAGCCAAAAAACAACTTAGCATTGACACTGGTGGCAAGGATATTGCTCTAAAACTTGTTAATAGCGCGCTTATATCTATAGAAATAGATGGGTATAGCGTTACTAATCCAATTGGTTTTCAGGGTAAAGACGTTCATGTCCAGCTGTACACAGCATTTGCACCTATGGTGCACATTGGTGCAATCGAACGTGTGGCAGAACAATTAGACCTAGATTTAATAACGGTTGCCGCTGAACCGTTTGCCGTTGCACGCTCTGTCATTGGTGATGACCCAAACGCTGATATAAGTGCAGTACTTATAGATGTTGGTGGTGGCACTACAGACATTGCTGTCGTAAATGAAGGTGGTGTAGAAGGTACAGTTATGTATGGTATTGGCGGCCGTAGCTTTACTAAATCTATTGAGCGTGATTTTAGTGTCGGTTTTGAACAAGCAGAAGCCTTAAAACTCGGGCTTAGTGATGGTAAAACTCCAGATGCCAAACGAAAATCTGTAGAAAAAGCCCTCACCAAGACGCTTTCGGTATGGTCTAGTGGTATATCTTTAGCGCTAGAAGAGTTTACTAGGCTAGATCATCTGCCTAATCGTATTTTACTATGTGGTGGTGGTTCTAGTTTGCAGCTTATACGTGATGAATTAAGCCAAGGCAACTGGTATAAAGACTTACCGTTTACCAAAAAACCACAAGTTCAGTTTATTTCGCCGAACCAAGTATCTGGCATACATGACAGCACAAATTTAGTGAACGATCACACCCTTATAACGGCCATGGGGCTTTTACGTGTGGGTATGGATACTGTTTTGCAATATGAAGCTGAATCAGAAACTATCAAAGGAAGATTTAATAAATTACTCAAGATATGA